The Brassica napus cultivar Da-Ae chromosome C7, Da-Ae, whole genome shotgun sequence genome has a segment encoding these proteins:
- the LOC106391412 gene encoding uncharacterized protein LOC106391412, translated as MMHRRINGGSAAIFTLLSLLLLTTTTASTTLPIPGLDTFLTNQFRRDPKATNDSFGSLSSSLKRSLSSSALHFTSLSQPLLSLSVPVSLHVRFVGDSFPSSSASTLSSFITSAVTSDNFHVISPPDSSPDHNLAVSHSLNLDASLSPTSLSSRLDAALKSLISSTTSSLRSNLLSLPYASVDEIVRQEYEKEKHGDGGVYIYLLSLGPQSKPYAYSYSHGDSSAGFTKCLGSIWTGKERYLWIDLSAGPVDYGPALSGDGVLPRGEFHPLAAFHGRPKSEKALLADVASLVYNAYQVLLVPSLRIPVYFEESLVVQLIHVYGSEHKDPVGLDWEAVKGTFLEEANNGGLLLGEQKLSFKSFSVNYRECPICSFAVSRGMNSYTSRFLFDNYTLIVSEYLDSKHMHRTLTESGDELRRVAGIHEEEEFARVLPVYVFDLDVNTPLLLDRYHQSVAFKDMVIAVRTRGTQSVSDYTCNGRHVFVHTRDLERPLVGSILQSMWGVSSTHLTWSPRHNSTLVDYTWSVGQTPFGPFSDISSLSFVQKDAAKRNVILTSLNTTISSAIDVMDSAVAYGGEAILVKQHRHSEFMQRWNLLKYKMEKSVSALSHNDFEMALYYLRSASHDLYSMHSVVYLASQEVEASLNCFKDPPFPWGAVSVSGVGLVALSYVYAKRDRLFKSKRKQF; from the coding sequence ATGATGCACCGCCGCATCAATGGCGGATCCGCCGCAATCTTCACCCTCCTCTCACTCCTCCtactcaccaccaccaccgcctcaACAACTCTCCCGATCCCAGGACTAGACACCTTCTTAACCAACCAATTCCGCCGCGACCCCAAAGCCACCAACGACTCCTTCGGATCCCTCTCCTCCTCTCTCAAACGCTCCCTCTCCTCCTCCGCTCTCCACTTCACCTCCCTCTCCCAGCCCCTCCTCTCCCTCTCGGTCCCCGTCTCCCTCCACGTCCGCTTCGTCGGCGACTCCTTCCCTTCCTCCTCCGCCTCCACTCTCTCCTCCTTCATCACATCCGCCGTCACCTCCGACAACTTCCACGTCATCTCCCCTCCCGACTCCTCCCCCGATCACAACCTCGCCGTCTCCCACTCCCTAAACCTCGACGCCTCCCTCTCCCCCACCTCCCTCTCCTCGCGCCTCGACGCCGCCTTGAAATCCCTAATCTCCTCCACGACCTCCTCCCTCCGATCCAACCTCCTCTCCCTCCCTTACGCCTCCGTCGACGAGATCGTGAGGCAGGAGTACGAGAAGGAGAAGCACGGAGACGGAGGAGTCTACATCTACTTGCTATCCCTCGGCCCTCAGTCGAAGCCCTACGCGTACAGCTACTCCCACGGAGACTCCTCCGCCGGGTTCACGAAGTGCCTCGGGAGCATCTGGACTGGGAAGGAGCGTTACCTCTGGATCGATCTCTCCGCGGGACCTGTCGATTACGGCCCCGCGCTATCAGGCGACGGCGTGCTGCCACGTGGCGAGTTTCACCCTCTCGCGGCTTTCCACGGCCGTCCCAAGTCGGAGAAAGCTCTCCTTGCTGACGTGGCTTCTTTGGTGTACAACGCGTATCAGGTACTGCTCGTTCCTTCTCTGAGGATCCCTGTCTACTTCGAGGAGTCTTTGGTTGTTCAGTTGATTCATGTGTACGGGTCGGAGCATAAGGACCCGGTTGGGTTGGACTGGGAAGCTGTTAAAGGAACGTTCTTGGAGGAAGCTAATAACGGCGGGTTGTTGTTGGGAGAGCAGAAGCTGAGTTTCAAGAGTTTTAGTGTGAATTACAGAGAGTGTCCGATTTGTTCGTTCGCTGTCTCTCGAGGGATGAACTCGTACACGTCTAGGTTCTTGTTTGATAACTACACGTTGATTGTGAGTGAGTATCTGGATTCCAAGCATATGCATCGGACGTTGACTGAATCGGGAGATGAGTTGAGGAGAGTCGCGGGGATTCATGAGGAAGAGGAATTCGCTAGGGTGTTGCCTGTTTACGTGTTTGATTTGGATGTCAACACGCCGTTGTTGTTGGATAGGTATCATCAGTCTGTTGCGTTTAAAGACATGGTGATTGCGGTTAGAACTAGAGGAACTCAGTCGGTGAGTGATTATACTTGCAATGGTCGTCATGTGTTTGTTCATACGAGAGACCTTGAAAGACCTCTCGTTGGTTCGATTCTTCAGAGCATGTGGGGTGTGTCCTCGACTCATTTGACGTGGAGCCCGAGACATAACTCGACGTTAGTTGACTACACGTGGAGCGTGGGGCAGACGCCGTTTGGACCGTTCTCTGATATCTCGTCTCTATCGTTTGTTCAGAAAGACGCTGCTAAGAGGAACGTTATTCTGACGTCGCTGAACACAACTATCTCGAGCGCGATCGATGTTATGGACTCCGCGGTTGCTTATGGAGGAGAGGCGATCCTTGTGAAACAGCACCGGCACTCTGAGTTCATGCAGAGGTGGAATCTTTTGAAGTACAAGATGGAGAAATCTGTTTCTGCTCTTTCGCATAATGACTTCGAGATGGCTTTGTATTACCTGAGATCAGCTTCGCATGACTTGTACTCGATGCATTCGGTGGTGTACTTGGCGTCACAAGAGGTGGAAGCGAGTCTCAACTGTTTTAAAGATCCTCCGTTCCCGTGGGGAGCTGTTTCAGTGTCTGGAGTAGGGTTAGTGGCTTTGAGTTACGTTTACGCCAAAAGAGATAGGCTCTTCAAGAGCAAAAGAAAACAGTTCTGA
- the LOC106391414 gene encoding V-type proton ATPase subunit d1-like has protein sequence MYGFEALTFNIHGGYLEAIVRGHRAGLLTTADYNNLCQCENLDDIKMHLSATKYGSYLQNEPSPLHTTTIVEKCTLKLVDDYKHMLCQATEPMSTFLEYIRYGHMIDNVVLIVTGTLHERDVQELIEKCHPLGMFDSIATLAVAQNMRELYRLVLVDTPLAPYFSECLTSEDLDDMNIEIMRNTLYKAYLEDFYKFCQKLGGATSEIMSDLLAFEADRRAVNITINSIGTELTREDRKKLYSNFGLLYPYGHEELAICEDIDQVRGVMEKYPPYQAIFSKMSYGESQMLDKAFYEEEVRRLCLAFEQQFHYGVFFAYMRLREQEIRNLMWISECVAQNQKSRIHDSVVYMF, from the exons ATGTACGGATTCGAGGCGCTTACGTTCAACATCCATGGCGGATACTTGGAGGCGATCGTGAGGGGCCACCGAGCTGGGCTTCTAACCACGGCGGATTACAACAATCTGTGCCAATGTGAGAACCTAGACGACATCAAAATGCACCTCTCCGCCACCAAATACGGCTCTTACCTCCAGAACG AACCGTCACCTCTGCATACCACCACAATCGTGGAGAAGTGTACACTCAAGCTTGTTGATGATTACAAGCATATGCTTTGCCAAGCTACTGAGCCTATGTCCACCTTCTTAGAGTACATCAG ATACGGCCACATGATTGACAATGTCGTGCTGATTGTTACTGGAACTTTGCACGAGAGAGATGTTCAAGAGTTGATCGAGAAATGTCACCCTTTAGGCATGTTTGACAG CATTGCCACACTGGCAGTTGCTCAGAACATGAGGGAGCTCTATAGGTTGGTGCTTGTTGATACTCCTCTGGCTCCATATTTTTCTGAATGCTTGACATCCGAG GATTTGGATGACATGAACATTGAGATTATGAGGAACACCCTCTACAAAGCATACCTTGAGGACTTTTACAAGTTCTGTCAG AAACTTGGTGGGGCAACATCAGAGATAATGTCTGACCTTCTGGCCTTCGAAGCTGACAGAAGAGCTGTGAACATCACCATCAATAG CATTGGCACTGAGCTCACAAGAGAAGACAGGAAGAAATTGTACTCCAACTTTGGCCTCCT CTATCCATATGGTCACGAGGAGCTTGCGATCTGCGAAGACATAGATCAG GTTCGTGGTGTTATGGAGAAGTATCCCCCGTACCAAGCAATATTCTCCAAGATGTCTTATGGAGAGAGCCAGATGCTTGACAAGGCATTTTATGAAGAAGAAGTCAGAAGGCTTTGCTTAGCCTTTGAGCAGCAg TTCCATTACGGGGTGTTCTTTGCGTATATGAGGTTGAGAGAGCAGGAAATCAGGAACCTGATGTGGATATCCGAATGTGTTGCACAGAACCAGAAGTCGAGGATCCACGACAGTGTCGTCTACATGTTCTGA